The following coding sequences are from one Paenibacillus sp. JDR-2 window:
- a CDS encoding YdeI/OmpD-associated family protein, with the protein MTNSTLNRKVDGFINKSKKWKEEYIKLREIVLECELTEDFKWMHPCYTHEGKNILIIHGFKEYCAILFQKGALLKDPNGILIQQTENVQAARQIRFTNVEQIIEMEDILKAYIHEAIGIEESGQEITYKKNDQYSVPEELQVKFEEQPAFKEAFEALTPGRQRAYLLHFSAAKQSKTREARIEKYYQQILEGKGLND; encoded by the coding sequence ATGACAAACAGTACTTTAAACCGCAAAGTCGATGGTTTTATAAACAAGTCCAAGAAGTGGAAAGAAGAATATATCAAGCTGAGAGAGATCGTTCTCGAATGTGAACTGACCGAAGATTTCAAGTGGATGCATCCCTGCTATACGCATGAGGGCAAAAACATTCTAATCATCCACGGCTTTAAAGAGTATTGTGCCATTTTGTTTCAGAAAGGCGCTCTGCTCAAGGACCCTAACGGCATTCTCATCCAACAGACGGAAAACGTGCAGGCTGCGCGCCAAATCCGCTTCACGAATGTCGAGCAAATTATAGAAATGGAAGATATCCTGAAGGCTTATATCCATGAGGCCATTGGAATAGAGGAGTCCGGCCAGGAAATTACTTATAAAAAGAATGACCAGTATTCGGTTCCCGAAGAACTCCAGGTTAAATTCGAGGAACAGCCTGCTTTTAAAGAAGCGTTCGAAGCTTTAACGCCAGGCCGGCAAAGAGCATACCTGCTTCATTTCTCCGCCGCCAAGCAATCCAAAACGCGTGAAGCCAGAATAGAGAAATACTATCAGCAAATTCTTGAAGGCAAAGGGTTAAATGATTGA
- a CDS encoding pyridoxamine 5'-phosphate oxidase family protein translates to MDQSQLITSEAELRSLIGYPSELVEHKVISVIDSNCRNYISQSPFLVVSTADSHGNCDVSPRGDAPGFVHVLDDKYLIIPERPGNKRIDTLRNILSNPHVGLQFFIPGLGETLRINGSAYITKEEDLLKPLAVKDRAPQIGIIVEVKECYMHCAKAFLRSQLWKPETWLGKEQLPSPAKIISEHANLDGSTPEVIAARLEDGYKNRLY, encoded by the coding sequence ATAGATCAAAGCCAGTTGATAACTTCCGAAGCAGAGCTTCGATCGTTAATCGGCTATCCGAGTGAGCTTGTAGAGCATAAGGTTATTTCCGTCATTGATTCTAACTGCCGCAACTACATTTCCCAATCTCCTTTTCTCGTTGTATCGACTGCGGATTCCCACGGGAATTGCGATGTCTCCCCGAGAGGCGATGCGCCGGGATTTGTTCATGTTCTGGATGACAAGTATTTGATTATTCCGGAGCGTCCAGGCAACAAAAGAATCGACACCTTACGCAACATTTTATCGAATCCGCATGTCGGTCTGCAGTTTTTTATTCCGGGACTTGGAGAAACTCTAAGAATAAACGGCAGTGCCTACATAACCAAAGAGGAAGATCTATTAAAGCCGTTAGCTGTAAAAGACCGTGCACCTCAAATCGGTATTATCGTAGAGGTTAAAGAATGCTATATGCATTGCGCTAAGGCTTTCCTGCGCTCACAGCTATGGAAGCCCGAGACGTGGCTCGGCAAAGAGCAGCTGCCCTCCCCTGCCAAAATCATTTCCGAGCACGCCAACCTGGATGGATCAACTCCCGAGGTCATTGCCGCCCGGCTTGAGGACGGTTATAAGAATCGGTTGTATTAA
- a CDS encoding DUF6557 family protein produces the protein MEDDPSYFFDVCGKDDEWTGYSLAACKFREWLGYLIDNNSPRAFSPESFIAHCLWEMTFYFGFDDSKAYE, from the coding sequence ATTGAGGATGATCCTTCTTATTTTTTTGATGTTTGCGGTAAGGATGATGAATGGACGGGATATTCTCTTGCGGCTTGTAAATTTAGAGAATGGCTGGGGTACTTAATTGATAACAACTCTCCGCGGGCTTTCTCTCCTGAGAGTTTCATTGCCCATTGCTTATGGGAAATGACGTTCTATTTTGGCTTTGACGACTCAAAAGCTTACGAATAG